A genomic stretch from Flavobacterium nitratireducens includes:
- a CDS encoding metallophosphoesterase → MGFRLLFFIVFLFIIELYAFQAFKTILKDKWFLISYAAISVAILVYIVYGFFSFDRSVGQTKQTMFVMGLMLVVYVPKIVLAIVLLTEDIVRVGTSLVSYTLYNVPRNEIMPSRRKFVSQLGLGLAAIPFLSLIYGITVGKYNYKVIKQRIFFPDLPDAFDGFTITQISDIHSGSFDDAEKINYAIDLVNEQNSDLILFTGDIVNTHAKEMHPWIETFNRIKAHEYGKYSVLGNHDYGEYVTWSSQTEKDQNFKEIKDLYGQIGFELLLNEHRLIQKGEDKIALVGVENWGKNFKQAGDLNKASEGLTKDAFKILMSHDPSHWEYEVKNNEKHFHLTLSGHTHGMQFGIEIPGYFKWSLAQYVYAQWAGLYEHLGRYVYVNRGFGFHAYPGRVGIMPEITVIELKKGME, encoded by the coding sequence ATGGGTTTTAGGTTGTTGTTTTTTATAGTTTTTCTTTTTATCATCGAATTGTATGCTTTTCAGGCTTTTAAAACAATTCTTAAAGACAAATGGTTTTTGATCAGTTATGCCGCAATTAGTGTGGCTATCTTGGTTTATATTGTGTATGGTTTTTTTAGTTTTGACCGCTCGGTGGGACAAACTAAGCAAACAATGTTTGTGATGGGCTTGATGCTGGTGGTGTATGTTCCTAAAATTGTGTTGGCGATTGTTTTGTTGACCGAAGATATTGTGCGTGTGGGGACTAGTTTAGTCAGTTATACCCTGTACAATGTGCCTCGAAACGAAATTATGCCCAGCCGACGAAAGTTTGTTAGTCAGCTAGGTTTAGGATTGGCTGCGATTCCTTTTTTGTCGCTGATTTACGGAATTACGGTTGGGAAATACAATTACAAAGTGATTAAGCAACGTATCTTTTTCCCGGATTTACCAGATGCTTTTGATGGCTTTACGATTACGCAAATTTCAGATATTCATTCGGGGAGTTTTGATGATGCTGAGAAGATTAATTACGCGATTGATTTGGTCAACGAACAAAATTCGGATCTAATTTTGTTTACTGGCGATATTGTGAATACACATGCTAAAGAAATGCATCCGTGGATTGAAACTTTTAACCGAATTAAAGCACACGAATATGGTAAATATTCCGTTTTAGGTAATCATGACTATGGTGAGTATGTGACTTGGTCTTCCCAAACGGAAAAAGACCAGAATTTCAAAGAAATTAAAGATTTGTATGGGCAAATTGGTTTTGAGTTGTTGTTGAATGAGCATAGACTTATTCAAAAAGGGGAGGACAAAATAGCCTTGGTAGGAGTGGAGAATTGGGGTAAAAATTTTAAACAGGCTGGTGATTTGAATAAGGCTTCTGAAGGATTGACTAAAGACGCGTTTAAAATATTGATGAGTCATGATCCTAGCCATTGGGAATACGAGGTTAAAAATAATGAGAAACATTTTCATTTAACACTTTCAGGTCATACGCACGGAATGCAGTTTGGGATTGAAATTCCAGGTTATTTTAAATGGAGTTTGGCGCAATATGTATATGCGCAATGGGCAGGTTTGTACGAGCATTTAGGGCGTTATGTGTATGTAAATCGCGGTTTTGGTTTTCATGCGTATCCTGGTAGAGTAGGTATTATGCCCGAAATTACAGTTATCGAACTAAAAAAGGGAATGGAGTAG
- a CDS encoding helix-turn-helix transcriptional regulator: MFVDCEVFSQSDVVGNLKDRHTQTNYYLCKMKLVNEYIYLDISQNADIDSSFCVTTQDQTYILLTFGLFANDCLFDLADNNYLINIRFAKTYFEKYNESLEINIEKQSICCNTQTKLLDLINCKLTGIHKKIFLESTILFLLYQSQKSSLIFQLGCDTCAVLSKPTVIEKMQLAKNYIIDNLSNNITIPIIASAVGTNQCYLKKGFKEVFNQTVFEFIQENRMIKAKYLLENTSQNISEIAFAVGYASLSSFSQAYKNYFGITPLEQSKSIIPNF; this comes from the coding sequence TTGTTTGTAGATTGTGAGGTTTTTTCACAGTCTGACGTTGTAGGCAATCTTAAAGACCGACACACCCAAACAAATTACTATCTTTGTAAAATGAAATTGGTTAACGAATACATTTATTTAGACATATCTCAAAACGCTGACATTGACAGTTCGTTTTGTGTAACAACACAAGACCAAACCTATATATTATTAACTTTTGGCTTGTTTGCTAACGACTGCCTGTTTGACTTGGCCGACAATAATTATCTAATAAACATACGATTTGCAAAGACTTACTTTGAAAAGTATAATGAAAGCCTTGAAATAAATATTGAAAAACAAAGTATTTGTTGCAACACACAGACAAAACTTTTAGACTTGATTAATTGCAAGTTGACAGGTATTCACAAAAAAATATTTTTAGAAAGCACCATTTTGTTTTTACTTTATCAATCTCAAAAAAGTAGTTTGATATTTCAGTTGGGTTGCGACACTTGTGCAGTTTTAAGCAAACCAACAGTCATAGAAAAAATGCAATTGGCTAAAAATTATATTATTGATAATTTATCAAATAATATCACAATACCCATTATTGCAAGTGCAGTAGGTACAAATCAATGTTATCTTAAAAAGGGCTTTAAAGAAGTTTTCAATCAAACTGTTTTTGAATTTATACAAGAAAACAGAATGATTAAAGCCAAATATTTGCTTGAAAACACATCTCAAAACATTTCAGAAATTGCCTTTGCTGTGGGCTATGCTTCATTGAGTAGTTTCAGTCAAGCATATAAAAATTATTTTGGCATTACACCATTGGAACAATCCAAATCAATTATTCCCAATTTCTAA
- the ltrA gene encoding group II intron reverse transcriptase/maturase, translating to MIFNEQPKSQPISKLQVQEAFKRVKANKGASGVDGVTIEAVTKNTRKYLYPMWNRMASGSYYPKAVRQVLIPKGDGKMRPLGIPTIVDRVAQQVIATELEQIVEEHFHPSSFGYRPNKSAHDAIEQCRINSMKYSWVIDLDIKGFFDNIDHELLLKAVQFYTQEKHILMYVKRWLNAPVQLADGTIKHPEGKGTPQGGVISPVLANIFMDIVFDKWIIQRSPTTPFQRYADDIVIHCKNIKQALRLMQAIKERLRDCKLELNQEKSKIVYCRSNQKRQPPFKVRYQKFDFLGYTFKPRVVKERGKIRLGFSPAMSQKSRSRIVKELQEMNFHRWVQFPISKIAELLKLKLRGWINYYGKFRMSEMRKLFKILHLRLTKWIRNKYRRFRKKPWYVGYKYLQKLSRDFPNLFEHWQYEGFRP from the coding sequence ATGATTTTTAATGAACAACCCAAGTCGCAACCGATAAGTAAGTTGCAGGTACAAGAAGCTTTTAAGAGAGTAAAAGCCAACAAAGGAGCTAGTGGAGTAGATGGAGTAACCATCGAAGCAGTAACCAAAAACACTCGCAAATATCTGTACCCGATGTGGAATAGAATGGCAAGTGGCAGTTACTACCCCAAAGCAGTCAGACAGGTTTTGATACCCAAAGGCGATGGAAAAATGCGCCCATTGGGCATTCCTACCATTGTCGATAGGGTTGCCCAACAAGTAATCGCTACAGAACTGGAGCAAATTGTAGAGGAACACTTCCATCCGAGCAGTTTTGGTTATCGACCAAACAAATCGGCACACGATGCCATAGAACAATGCCGAATCAACAGTATGAAATACAGTTGGGTAATCGATTTGGACATCAAAGGGTTTTTCGACAACATTGACCACGAATTATTGCTAAAAGCAGTACAGTTTTACACACAAGAGAAACATATTTTGATGTATGTAAAACGCTGGCTCAATGCACCAGTTCAGTTAGCAGACGGAACCATCAAACACCCAGAGGGAAAAGGCACGCCACAAGGCGGAGTAATCAGTCCTGTGCTTGCCAATATCTTTATGGATATCGTGTTTGATAAATGGATAATCCAAAGAAGTCCAACGACACCTTTTCAGAGGTATGCCGATGATATTGTAATTCATTGCAAGAACATCAAGCAGGCGTTAAGATTGATGCAAGCAATAAAAGAGCGATTGCGAGATTGCAAATTGGAATTAAACCAAGAGAAATCAAAAATCGTCTATTGCCGAAGCAATCAAAAACGCCAACCTCCATTTAAGGTAAGATATCAAAAGTTCGACTTTTTAGGATATACCTTTAAGCCACGAGTAGTGAAAGAACGGGGGAAAATTAGATTAGGATTTTCGCCGGCAATGAGCCAAAAGAGTAGGAGTAGAATAGTGAAAGAACTCCAAGAAATGAATTTTCATCGATGGGTTCAATTTCCGATAAGTAAAATTGCGGAACTATTAAAACTCAAACTCCGAGGTTGGATAAATTACTATGGCAAGTTCCGAATGAGTGAAATGCGAAAGCTTTTCAAGATTTTGCATCTACGCTTGACCAAATGGATACGCAACAAATACCGTCGATTTAGAAAGAAACCTTGGTACGTAGGATATAAATACCTGCAAAAGTTATCAAGAGACTTTCCAAACTTGTTTGAACATTGGCAATACGAAGGCTTCAGACCTTAA
- a CDS encoding thioredoxin family protein — protein sequence MSKFGELISAHVPVLIDFYTEWNESSVSMHEVIRDVAAALGDKAKVIKIDVDKNQELAEALRIKGLPTLMVYKNGQMVWRQSGELDANSLISIVQEQI from the coding sequence ATGTCAAAATTTGGAGAACTTATAAGTGCACATGTTCCAGTGTTAATAGATTTCTATACAGAATGGAATGAATCTTCAGTTTCTATGCATGAAGTAATAAGAGATGTTGCTGCTGCTCTAGGTGATAAAGCAAAGGTGATAAAAATTGATGTGGATAAAAATCAAGAACTAGCCGAAGCCTTACGAATTAAGGGATTGCCAACATTGATGGTGTACAAAAACGGTCAAATGGTTTGGAGGCAATCTGGAGAGTTAGATGCTAATTCGCTTATTAGCATTGTTCAAGAGCAAATTTAG
- a CDS encoding TonB-dependent receptor family protein: MNKILVLPLMLLSISTFAQLSTQDTLTSRNLEEVTIIGDKGKSLPGAGQYIGVRKLEKLNQPNVNNVLRIIPGVNVRDEEGFGLRPNIGLRGTPVNRSAKITLMEDGILIAPAPYADPSAYYFPTFARMQGIEVLKGSSQIKYGPYTIGGAVNLLSTTIPSTFKGFAQLSYGSFGTNQQRVWVGDSRKNFDYVFEVNRIASNGFKKLDNGGNTGFDRRDVMGKLRWHTDENVRIPQSVTLKVLNTTEEGNETYLGLTYEDFKANPIKRYAGTQNDILDLKHNHLSLNHTIIPSKNLAINTTAYYSYTLRDWYRANTFGGKSINNILADPITNQEGYNIMSGKANGAIEGQASNRTYLSKGLQTNAQYSFTTNEISHKFQVGIRYHTDQADRYATSSTSTMTNGVLIQTGIGFKGNKENQIRNAKSFATFLSYDLSYKGLKVSPGVRYEKVNIDFQNYGTADNARLGTALKSAKNDLFIVLPGIGINYELNPNMSAFGGVHKGFSPPGMPSITSTTGQAKVETSINYELGYRFNKSGLNAQVVGFLNNYDNILGSDNVSGGGAGTGDLFNAGNAKIQGLEIGIEYDLLHKKNANSDLKLPVSIAYTYTDAKFQETFVNGGGDWGSGTINKNDLIPFITPHLLTTSIGIENKKFNATIIGRYTGETRTKPGQSDAIVPNDNIKYNDVNTITGFLIIDVSANYKFSQNFSAFATINNITNNKSIVANLPQGYRPNMPLSFNIGLKAEF; this comes from the coding sequence ATGAATAAAATTTTAGTATTACCATTAATGCTTTTAAGTATTTCAACCTTTGCCCAACTATCAACACAGGACACTTTAACAAGTCGAAATCTTGAAGAAGTAACAATTATTGGAGATAAAGGTAAATCATTACCAGGGGCAGGGCAATATATTGGGGTTCGTAAATTAGAAAAACTCAATCAGCCTAATGTAAATAATGTACTAAGGATTATACCCGGGGTGAATGTAAGAGATGAAGAAGGCTTTGGTTTAAGACCCAACATTGGTTTAAGAGGAACACCCGTAAACAGAAGTGCGAAAATTACTTTGATGGAGGATGGTATTCTTATTGCACCAGCACCGTATGCTGACCCATCGGCATACTATTTTCCAACTTTTGCTCGTATGCAGGGCATCGAGGTTTTAAAAGGAAGCAGTCAAATAAAATATGGTCCATATACAATCGGAGGTGCAGTAAATCTACTTTCAACAACTATTCCAAGCACATTTAAAGGTTTTGCTCAATTATCGTATGGTAGTTTTGGTACTAATCAACAAAGAGTTTGGGTGGGAGATAGTCGTAAAAATTTCGATTATGTTTTTGAAGTAAATCGTATTGCAAGCAACGGGTTTAAGAAATTAGATAATGGCGGTAATACAGGTTTTGATAGACGAGATGTAATGGGAAAATTACGTTGGCACACAGATGAAAATGTAAGAATACCACAATCTGTAACATTAAAAGTATTAAATACTACCGAAGAAGGAAATGAAACGTATTTAGGACTTACCTATGAAGACTTTAAAGCAAACCCAATAAAAAGATATGCAGGGACACAAAATGATATTTTAGACTTAAAACATAATCATCTTTCATTAAATCACACTATCATTCCATCTAAAAATTTAGCCATTAACACAACAGCATATTATTCATATACTCTTAGAGATTGGTATAGAGCCAATACCTTTGGTGGGAAAAGCATCAACAATATTTTAGCAGACCCAATCACAAATCAAGAAGGATATAATATTATGTCAGGTAAAGCAAATGGTGCTATCGAAGGGCAAGCGTCTAATAGAACTTATCTTTCAAAAGGATTACAAACCAATGCTCAATATTCATTCACTACCAATGAAATAAGCCATAAATTTCAGGTAGGTATTCGTTATCACACAGACCAAGCTGACAGGTATGCAACAAGTTCAACCTCCACAATGACAAATGGAGTTTTGATACAGACTGGAATTGGTTTCAAAGGAAATAAAGAAAACCAAATCAGAAATGCCAAAAGTTTTGCTACATTCTTAAGTTATGATTTAAGTTACAAAGGATTAAAAGTAAGTCCTGGTGTTCGTTATGAAAAAGTAAATATTGATTTTCAAAATTATGGAACAGCCGATAATGCTAGACTAGGAACAGCTTTGAAATCTGCCAAAAATGATTTATTTATTGTATTGCCAGGTATTGGAATAAATTATGAATTAAATCCAAATATGAGTGCCTTTGGTGGGGTACACAAAGGCTTTTCACCCCCAGGGATGCCATCTATAACTTCTACCACAGGACAAGCAAAAGTAGAAACTTCAATAAATTATGAATTGGGTTATCGTTTTAATAAAAGCGGATTAAATGCTCAGGTTGTAGGATTTTTAAACAACTATGACAATATTTTAGGTTCAGACAATGTTTCTGGTGGCGGAGCTGGTACAGGCGATTTGTTTAATGCAGGAAATGCAAAAATTCAAGGATTAGAAATTGGAATAGAATATGATTTACTGCACAAAAAGAATGCAAATTCAGACTTAAAATTACCTGTTAGCATTGCCTACACTTATACTGATGCGAAATTTCAAGAAACCTTTGTAAATGGTGGTGGCGACTGGGGAAGTGGAACAATTAACAAAAATGATTTAATACCTTTTATCACTCCTCATTTATTAACGACAAGTATAGGTATTGAAAATAAAAAATTTAATGCCACTATTATAGGCCGATATACAGGAGAAACAAGAACGAAGCCAGGTCAAAGTGATGCAATAGTACCAAATGATAATATAAAGTATAATGATGTGAACACAATTACAGGATTTTTAATTATAGATGTATCTGCAAATTATAAATTCAGTCAAAACTTTTCAGCTTTCGCAACTATCAATAATATAACTAACAACAAATCCATCGTAGCTAACCTTCCGCAAGGATATAGACCTAATATGCCTTTGAGTTTTAACATAGGATTAAAAGCCGAGTTTTAA
- a CDS encoding transposase yields MQYIQGIPRHQLQISSLEDKITADNPVRFIESFVNHIDFERIGFPSKVLQKEGRPSFAIAVFLKLYLYGYLNGVRSSRRLEKECFRNIEVQWLLEAKTQFPVKVDFMGKGTYALR; encoded by the coding sequence ATGCAATATATCCAAGGAATTCCTCGCCATCAGCTACAGATAAGTAGTTTAGAAGATAAAATTACAGCAGATAATCCTGTTCGTTTTATTGAATCTTTTGTAAATCATATCGATTTTGAGAGAATAGGTTTTCCGTCCAAGGTTTTACAAAAAGAAGGTCGTCCAAGTTTTGCCATAGCAGTATTTTTGAAACTGTATTTATACGGTTATCTCAACGGCGTTCGCAGTTCGAGACGATTGGAAAAAGAATGTTTCCGTAATATCGAAGTACAATGGCTTTTGGAGGCCAAAACCCAATTCCCTGTGAAAGTTGATTTTATGGGTAAGGGAACTTATGCCCTAAGGTGA
- a CDS encoding DUF2723 domain-containing protein, with protein sequence MNKESFNFKKWNTIIGWIAFGIALITYSLTVEPTMSFWDCGEYIATAAKLEVGHPPGAPLFQMIGAFFAMFASDAQHVALMVNMTSVFSSAFTILFMFWSSTMILRKIVSNTDETNKNNDFVILGSSFIGSLAYTFSDSFWFNAVEAEVYAMASLLIALLFWLGLRWEQDMDKPRGNKWLLVISLVVGLSFGVHFMALLTIPAIGFLYYFKNYKTVTVKNFIIANVVVVSILLFIFKLLLPLTMAFFAKAEIFAVNSLGMPFNSGTILAALAVIAGFYFGLKYTKEKGLVTYNTLILCVLFILIGFSTWLMLPIRANANVIINENKPSDAREVLAYYNREQYGSNPLFYGPQYTETFAGLDKDTPYLDKAPNYERDYKTGKYAIVNNYKNAEQNSDNAHKAILPRMWSPDHIENYINFTNPPEFRINPDYPYENDLANYGVDASQLSPEDYNKAIAQLRGEVEKNVAEFRQAYAQKQIDNEGFVKFLRSYSDYLIIDKPTTTDNLRFMAEYQFGYMYWRYLMWNFVGRQSDNQGKYDNQDGNWLSGISFIDDMHLGSQDYLPADALNNKGRNVYYFIPFILGLIGLMYHASKDLKSFYVLLVLFLFTGIALKIYLNERPFEPRERDYALVGSFYVFAIWIGLGVYSLYESAKKSLSPKIVGPVIVAASLLAAPVIMASENWDDHDRSGKYTALAMAKAYLSSCDPNAILFTIGDNDTFPLWYVQEIEGYRTDVKIVNTSLFMTDWYIDQMKTKTYESEPLPISFTHDQYVGDKLDYVVNIPKTKSRWSVKGLMDFIKLPKSTVQMQNGQTIHFYPTNQLRIPVDKNTIIKNKIVSEKDYDSIVPYIDIDTKGGALYKNRLMMLDLVANNNWKRPIYFSGGAFDDEEYLWMKDYLQLDGMVYKLVPVKTTIPKDGNPMEMGKIDSEKMYNIIMKWDWGNSNGDIYHDPETRRESITYRTNISRLMYQLIQEGKIDKAKKVIALAMDKMPVDKFGYYSLLEPFADGYYKVGEKAKAHSLLEKLVGKYQDNLNYYGKMTPSDQSSLAMDIVTDIERYRGLLEVMKKNNDQALYQKHRVVFNTYIEIFNRFGREKE encoded by the coding sequence ATGAATAAGGAGTCTTTCAATTTTAAAAAATGGAATACTATTATAGGATGGATTGCATTTGGAATCGCTTTAATAACCTATTCACTTACCGTTGAACCCACAATGAGTTTTTGGGATTGTGGAGAATACATCGCTACAGCCGCAAAGCTAGAAGTAGGTCACCCTCCAGGAGCTCCTTTATTTCAAATGATTGGTGCTTTTTTTGCCATGTTTGCCTCAGATGCCCAACATGTAGCACTAATGGTAAATATGACTTCTGTTTTTTCAAGTGCCTTTACTATTCTTTTTATGTTCTGGTCTTCGACTATGATTTTAAGAAAAATAGTTTCTAATACCGATGAAACTAACAAAAACAATGATTTTGTTATCTTAGGAAGTTCGTTTATTGGTTCTCTAGCCTATACTTTTTCAGATAGTTTTTGGTTTAATGCAGTTGAAGCCGAGGTTTATGCGATGGCTTCGTTACTTATCGCACTACTATTCTGGTTAGGATTGCGCTGGGAGCAAGACATGGATAAACCAAGAGGAAACAAATGGCTACTAGTAATTTCTCTAGTTGTAGGACTTTCATTTGGAGTTCACTTTATGGCATTACTAACCATTCCTGCAATTGGTTTTTTATATTATTTTAAAAATTACAAAACCGTTACAGTCAAAAACTTCATCATTGCCAATGTAGTAGTCGTTTCAATTTTATTATTCATTTTCAAATTATTGCTTCCGTTAACGATGGCATTTTTTGCAAAAGCAGAAATATTTGCTGTTAACAGCCTTGGTATGCCATTCAATTCAGGAACTATTTTAGCTGCTTTGGCTGTAATTGCAGGTTTTTATTTTGGATTAAAATACACAAAAGAGAAAGGCTTAGTTACTTACAACACGCTTATCCTTTGCGTTTTATTCATTCTTATTGGATTTTCAACCTGGCTGATGTTACCTATTCGTGCTAACGCCAATGTAATTATTAACGAAAACAAACCTTCGGATGCTCGTGAAGTTTTAGCCTATTACAACAGAGAGCAATATGGATCCAATCCTTTATTTTACGGACCACAATATACTGAAACCTTTGCCGGTTTAGACAAAGACACTCCTTATCTTGACAAAGCACCTAACTACGAAAGAGATTACAAAACAGGAAAATATGCAATTGTAAACAACTATAAAAACGCCGAACAAAACAGTGACAACGCACACAAAGCGATTTTACCAAGAATGTGGAGCCCAGATCATATTGAAAACTACATCAATTTTACAAATCCGCCTGAGTTTAGAATTAACCCTGATTATCCATACGAAAATGACTTGGCTAATTATGGCGTAGATGCAAGCCAACTTTCGCCAGAAGATTACAACAAAGCCATTGCACAACTAAGAGGTGAAGTTGAAAAAAACGTAGCTGAATTTAGACAAGCCTACGCTCAAAAACAAATTGACAACGAAGGTTTTGTTAAATTCCTACGAAGCTATAGTGATTACTTAATCATTGATAAACCTACCACTACTGACAATCTACGTTTTATGGCCGAATACCAATTTGGCTATATGTACTGGAGATACTTAATGTGGAACTTCGTTGGTCGTCAAAGTGACAATCAAGGTAAATATGACAACCAAGATGGTAACTGGTTAAGTGGAATTTCATTTATTGACGACATGCATTTAGGCTCACAGGACTATTTACCTGCTGACGCCCTAAACAACAAAGGCCGTAATGTGTATTATTTTATTCCTTTTATTTTAGGACTTATAGGTTTAATGTACCATGCAAGCAAAGACTTAAAAAGTTTTTATGTACTATTAGTCTTGTTCTTATTCACTGGAATAGCTTTAAAAATCTACCTGAACGAAAGACCTTTTGAACCTCGCGAAAGAGACTATGCATTAGTGGGCTCGTTTTACGTATTTGCTATTTGGATTGGACTTGGAGTGTATTCCTTGTATGAAAGTGCTAAAAAAAGTCTTTCACCTAAAATTGTAGGCCCCGTAATTGTAGCAGCATCCTTATTAGCAGCTCCAGTAATCATGGCATCTGAAAACTGGGACGATCACGATCGTTCAGGAAAATACACCGCATTAGCAATGGCTAAAGCCTACTTAAGTTCTTGCGATCCAAATGCAATTTTATTTACCATTGGTGACAATGACACCTTTCCATTATGGTACGTACAAGAAATTGAAGGCTACCGTACCGATGTCAAAATTGTCAATACAAGTCTTTTTATGACAGATTGGTACATTGACCAAATGAAAACTAAAACCTACGAATCAGAACCACTACCTATTTCGTTTACCCACGATCAATACGTAGGAGACAAATTAGATTATGTGGTTAATATTCCAAAAACAAAAAGCCGTTGGAGTGTAAAAGGATTGATGGATTTTATTAAACTTCCTAAATCAACCGTACAAATGCAAAATGGACAAACTATCCATTTTTACCCTACAAACCAACTTAGAATTCCAGTAGACAAAAACACCATTATCAAAAACAAAATAGTATCTGAAAAAGATTATGATTCCATAGTTCCTTATATTGATATTGACACCAAAGGAGGCGCATTATACAAAAACCGTTTAATGATGCTGGATCTAGTTGCTAATAACAATTGGAAAAGACCTATTTATTTTAGTGGTGGAGCATTTGATGATGAAGAATACCTTTGGATGAAGGATTACCTTCAATTAGACGGTATGGTTTACAAACTAGTTCCTGTAAAAACTACAATTCCAAAAGACGGAAACCCTATGGAAATGGGTAAAATTGACAGTGAAAAAATGTATAATATTATCATGAAATGGGATTGGGGGAACAGCAATGGCGACATCTATCATGATCCAGAAACGCGCCGTGAAAGTATCACCTACAGAACCAATATTTCACGATTGATGTACCAATTAATCCAAGAAGGCAAAATTGATAAAGCTAAAAAAGTAATTGCCTTAGCAATGGATAAAATGCCTGTGGACAAATTTGGCTACTACTCTCTACTAGAACCATTTGCCGATGGCTATTATAAAGTGGGCGAAAAAGCAAAAGCACATTCGCTTTTAGAAAAACTAGTGGGTAAATACCAAGACAACTTGAATTACTACGGCAAAATGACACCTTCAGATCAATCGAGTCTAGCCATGGATATTGTAACTGATATAGAACGTTATCGTGGATTACTGGAAGTAATGAAGAAAAATAATGATCAAGCACTTTATCAAAAACACCGTGTAGTTTTCAATACATACATCGAAATCTTCAACCGATTTGGCAGAGAAAAAGAATAA
- a CDS encoding DUF3805 domain-containing protein, which yields MSCNSQPKNNLFTSEFGYSIILPEKWAEYEDEENVNAFFDTENWTGNLRITVIELDRNIDDNYIEKEYKSLKNAEKIITQNGYIGFKYLEKSQDGLMYYWQLFYKNKLFVCSFLLNPENNTKLKETELEKVGKIINSLKAFNKTSP from the coding sequence ATGAGTTGTAATTCACAACCAAAGAACAATCTTTTTACTTCCGAATTTGGATACTCAATAATACTTCCAGAAAAATGGGCTGAATACGAAGACGAAGAAAATGTAAATGCATTCTTTGATACAGAAAATTGGACTGGTAATTTAAGAATTACTGTAATTGAATTAGACAGAAACATTGATGACAATTATATTGAAAAGGAATACAAGAGTCTGAAAAACGCCGAAAAAATTATTACTCAAAATGGTTATATTGGATTTAAGTATTTAGAAAAATCTCAGGACGGTTTAATGTATTATTGGCAATTATTTTATAAAAATAAATTGTTTGTTTGTTCATTCTTATTGAACCCCGAAAATAATACAAAGCTAAAAGAAACCGAACTTGAAAAAGTTGGAAAAATTATAAATTCATTAAAAGCTTTTAATAAAACCAGCCCATAA
- a CDS encoding polysaccharide deacetylase family protein: protein MKPYWIKTHFIIKKLFPNLIWDIPNKEKKIYLTFDDGPTPEITQWVLAELEKHQVKATFFCIGKNIAAHPEIFNTIIEKGHSIGNHTYNHLNGWKTKTEHYIENSLLCENNISNLQSKICNLKSKLFRPPYGKITAAQAKELRQLGYKIIMWDVLSADFDQTISPEKCLENVLKNTQNGSIVVFHDSVKAYKNLKYVLPRALDYLTKNNYSFEKL from the coding sequence ATGAAACCCTATTGGATTAAGACCCACTTTATCATCAAGAAACTATTTCCAAATCTCATTTGGGACATTCCTAATAAAGAAAAGAAAATCTACTTGACTTTTGATGATGGTCCCACTCCAGAAATAACCCAATGGGTACTCGCCGAATTAGAAAAACACCAAGTAAAGGCTACATTTTTCTGTATAGGTAAAAACATCGCTGCACATCCTGAAATTTTCAATACAATCATTGAAAAAGGGCACAGCATTGGCAATCATACCTATAATCATTTGAATGGATGGAAAACAAAAACTGAACATTATATTGAAAACTCATTGTTATGTGAAAACAACATTTCAAATCTGCAATCTAAAATCTGTAATCTAAAATCTAAACTCTTCCGTCCGCCTTACGGCAAAATAACAGCAGCCCAAGCTAAAGAACTAAGACAATTGGGTTATAAAATAATTATGTGGGATGTTCTGAGTGCCGATTTTGACCAAACGATTAGCCCAGAAAAATGTTTAGAAAATGTACTGAAAAATACCCAAAACGGAAGTATCGTCGTATTTCACGACAGTGTAAAAGCGTATAAAAATTTAAAATATGTATTGCCTAGAGCCTTGGATTATTTAACCAAAAACAACTATTCTTTCGAAAAATTGTAG